From a region of the Arachis ipaensis cultivar K30076 chromosome B09, Araip1.1, whole genome shotgun sequence genome:
- the LOC107615860 gene encoding uncharacterized protein LOC107615860 — MVITWYKTRISNPYIPETLSRNLKVETPHVSRCCSWPVQRSPIFLRSPTIFSGDISSGVDLLQRRSPPVTSPPASSPYQPLCLLHQNRQHLPFLPLRRSKLFARIHREWRNRFRHLRSKINSNLCSAALPPLTFLYFSAWCLCCCPSLFQRVSKNRMKDSVNYQIISPKDLAKSVLSSIIEFTREDVEALLNEKAKRKDRFSYKIKGVIKVGEATGRRLFLS, encoded by the exons ATGG TTATCACGTGGTATAAAACCAGAATTAGTAATCCATACATTCCAGAAACCCTTAGTAGAAACTTGAAAGTCGAAACACCACACGTGTCACGCTGTTGCTCCTGGCCTGTGCAACGATCTCCGATCTTCTTGCGTTCTCCGACGATCTTCTCCGGTGACATCTCATCCGGCGTCGATCTCCTACAACGGCGATCTCCTCCGGTGACGTCTCCTCCAGCTTCTTCTCCTTATCAACCTCTGTGTCTTCTCCACCAAAATCGTCAACATCTTCCTTTCCTTCCTCTGCGACGATCTAA ACTGTTTGCGAGGATTCATCGCGAGTGGAGAAATCGATTCCGCCATTTGCGCAGCAAGATCAACAGCAATTTGTGTTCCGCTGCTCTGCCGCCGCTGACGTTCCTCTATTTCTCTGCTTGGTGCCTTTGCTGCTGTCCCTCACTCTTCCAAAG GGTTtcaaaaaatagaatgaaggatTCTGTAAATTATCAGATCATTTCTCCAAAAGATCTAGCAAAGTCTGTTTTATCTAGCATAATAGAGTTCACAAGAGAGGATGTGGAAGCACTCTTAAATGAGAAAGCCAAAAGAAAAGACAGATTCAGTTATAAG ATCAAAGGGGTTATCAAAGTTGGAGAAGCAACTGGCAG aagaCTGTTTCTAAGTTGA